TTgtcaaagtctctctctctctctctctctctctctctctctctgtctgtctctctctctccttctctctccttctccctccttctccccctccttccccctaTTCTCTTAAGCATCCATTCTCTAATTGCATAACTAATGTGGGATGTTTCTGCTGCATGGCTAACATCCAGACATAAAGCTAATCGTTTGCTTCACTTTGTGTGATTAGTAGAGTAGCCAGACAGAGCCAGAAGTAGCCACTCTCTGCAATTAAGTTACTGCAGATCATTCAAAGACAACTCCCAGCCCTGATGAAAGTGTTGCTAATGGAATATTCCATATTAGCATATAAAGACAGATCTTGGGCATCAGTTATACAGTTTccaaaaacagaataaacaaaGCTGTTTTTGTCACTTTGTTATAATGGCCAGGATTATTTATTGTCTCCTCTACAGTACCTCTCTTTCAGAGAAAACCACTTTGCTGACACTGTAGTTGTGGATTGTTTTTATCATGTAGAagtagtttgtttttaattaatcgCTTTATTTTTGGTGGTGACAACAAATGACTGTTGTACTAAGTGTTATTCACTCCCACTATGTATGTGTGAATTTAGAAAGGAATCTGCCAGTGAAGCCTCAGAGGGAATGGGTCCACATGGATAAGCTGGAGCCAGAGAAGCTGGAGTGGATGAGAGACTTGCCTGCACCCAGAAGGAAAAGAACCAAGCAGGTATTCAAATCTGACactttatttagtttaattttcttGAGTTGATCATATTGTTTAACTGAGCCAACACATCCTGTGGTTTTGTGTTCTGGTAGGCTATGCAGGCTCGTTTTGATTTTAATGGGACTTTAATTCCACCCACTGAGGACCTGCCCACCCACCTGGGACTGCACCACCATGGGGAAGAGCCTGAAGTAAGTTGGCAAGCTGTAGGGAGTGTTGTACCTCTATTTACATAACAAAACCGTAAAGAATGAGGCACCATCATGAAAAGCCGGTTACTGCTCTTTtggtttttgttctgttttttatttctgacaTTGAGGGTTTCTCTCCAGCGGGCAGGTTATTCCCTGCAGGAGCTCTTCCTGCTGTCTAGGAGTCAGATCTTCCAGCAGAGGACTCTAGCCCTCAACACTTTAGCTAACATCCTCTCAAAGGtacagaaacatacacacacactcctgctcaTACTTTCAGTGGCACATCGTCTGTCGCACTCATGCTCATCTGCACATCTTACCCTGTAGGCATGTGCCGGGGAATATATGCCAATTCTGAAAGGCAGCGTGATGTCCACTCTCCTTGATGCCGGCCTGCTCTTCCTGCTCCGCTTTGCGCTGGATGATAGCGTGGAAGGAGTGATGTCTGTGGCTGTGCATGCACTCAAAGCACTCCTAGTGTGTGCAGAGGACGAAGTAAGACAACTCCTTCAGTCATTTTATATTACAAACGGATGTAACTTAGTCTGCACAATTTTTCAGCAATTGTTGTATGTACCTTTTGCTGAATAGTTCCTACCtagaaataaatacacactttaattacaagaaataagagaaataaTTGTTATGATCACCATAACAAAGAAAAGGCCTGTATTTTAAGTATCCCCAGCAGCACGTCCAAGGTTTGATTGGGAAATGTGCTGTTCAAAACCATCACAGCAATGACTATTTGACACAAAAAACCAAATGAAAGACTTGATTGATAGTAGACTGAACAACAATTGATAGAAGACTGAATTAAAAGTAGCCTTGCCTTTATATGATCACCTCAGTCCAATAACTAGTTCTTCAGATTGAAAAGGTTTGTTTCCCCTCTCAGGAGTGTTTGGACTGCACCTTCTCCTGGTTTCGTGgcctgtcctccttccctctgctgCCGTCTgcccaggaggaggaggaggaggaggaggatgaagggctGGATGAAAGTATGAAGGAAACAGccaaggagaaggaagagaggaagagtgatCATGATGTGGCCAGGATGGATGTtgtcaaggtaaaaaaaaaaaacccctgctATGTTTACTTTAGAAAAACAAGATGGCAAgtaatatttccttttttatctttttacttgtttttacttttatgatttataatgtgttttgtaAAACTAATAATGGTGTCATCTCTGCTTCAGGGTCTGCTAAAGATGAAACTGCTCCCCAGACTTCGTTACATCCTTGAGGTGGTCCGGCCCTCTCCACGAGTGGTTCATGATGTCATGGCGGTCCTGACCCGTATCGCTAGGCACTCCTCCTCATCTGCTACTCAGGTAACAACAGTAACAGCTACAATACCAACACAAATTCTATTAATATtgtctatatttttcttctgatCAAATTTAATTTATCGTGTTTTATTCTTTCAGGTGTTGAACTGTCCTCGCCTGATGGAGACGGTGATGTTAGAGTTCCTTCCCACTTCCTGGACAAGGCCGTCTCTTCCCTTCCCTCAGTCTGTTTATGGACTCCCACTAGCCAGCGCCATGAAGCTTTTAAGAGTGTTGGCCACCTCTGGGAGACACGCCTGTGCCAGACTGGTGAGTGCCATGTGGACTCGGTCAGGTTCAGTTCAAGCTGTTTGTTTCATCCCACAGTATGAATGGGAACAGCCTCAAAGTAACGTGTTGGATTTGATAAAGTGCTACTTCAAATATCCAAGAgatttatcttttttcttcatgtaaTTCTTAAAGCCATCTAGTGTGTACACTGTGAGTCTAATAACTAACCTTTGGGATTTACTATTTGTCTCTTAAGACATAAAATTAaaagtcaacacatttaacCATTCTCTTTTGAAAATAATGTTCATGATAAGTACTATATGTGTAGTTTTAACGTATCACTCCAATTTCCAATCTGAGTGTTTCCATTATTCCCCTATGTCAATagtgtttcttcctctcttctccccccAGTTAAACTCTCTGGGAGCGAGGGAGCGTCTGTCTTGTCTGATGAGTGCTGAGCCCAGTGAGCTGCCGCTGGAGCCCAGTGAGGCCCTCAGGATCACCACTGAGGCCTACAGGCTGTGGGCTGTAGCCGCTGGCTATGGACAGGCCTGCAAATTATACATGTAAGAcacttttaatctttatttagcATTTTGAGCACTAGGGGCAgaaagacaatttaaaaaaccTACCAGGTTTAATATATGCTTAATTTTCATATCAGTTCCTCgctcacatttttgtttttgattgcTTTTTACTTCCCAGAGACCTGTATCCAGCGTTAGTGACTGCATTGCAGTCTGTTCACAGAGTGTTGGCCCCTTCAGATCCTCTGTTGCCTCTGCAGCGCCAGCGGGTTTTGGCCCTGCTCACTTTACTcacacaggtcacacacactgctggctGCCACCAGGAGCTACAGGCTGGCATGGTCAGGTACAGACGAACTACTTGGATTGATGAAATTATTCATTAACTGAATCTTTAATCAACCAAATCCTTTTCCTTCTCATGTTCTATCCTTTCTATTTATTTACCACAGCTCTCAGGGAGATGagtgtcctcctcctcctccagtgtcATGGGGGCATGTCACAGGGTTGCAGGCATCCCTGTTGGGGCATTTTAAGGGCTTTGTTAAGAGTCTTGATAATCCAGTTCAGAAAAACAGCAGTCTGACTCTGATACCAGCTTACCTGCTCTACCTAGAAGCTTACTACCATCAGCTCTCCAGACAGGTACGTCTTCCTACCTGGTACTGATTACCTTGTAGGAAAATGTAAGTGGTAGCACCAGATGTTAGCTAATCATTACCACTGGGATGTTAAACATTTTTGAACAAACACAAGAAGTTAGGAAATATAAGTGACACTTTTCATTGCAAATCACAAGAccatacaacaaacaaatacCAAGAGAGAAGCTGCAGATTCCGTTTTGGAAATCTGACCACACCAGCATAGTTTAACTGCCAAAACTGATCAAACTAACTCCACTAACACTATATCAAATCAAGCAGAGATTGTCATGTCGAAGTGTCATACACTCTGACTATACTTCAACTGAAATCAAACATGGGATATaacaaatatttataattatgtGTCTCTTTTCCCTAGAACTGTTTCAAACCAGTGGAAACCCTTCAGGAACTGGAGCTGCTGACGTCTGAGGTTCTCCTCCCACTGCTGTCCCACAATGTTGTTCAAGACTTGATAAAAAATCTCTCAAAGTATGTTATAGACTGTGAAGCTAATCTGGTCTGTTTACTTCTTATTACCATGTGTTACATTTTCCcctaatgtcatttttttctgttcttaaCTCTTTCAATGCTTCTTTTGTGTCACACCAGGTCTTCCTCAGTTATATGTAATGCCCAATCTAGTCATCAGGGCCCAGAAAGCATTCCTAGCCTCCCCAATTTGGCCTGTCTAGGATGGAGGGACCGTCTGGGGCTGGTTGTTCCCAGCTCCCCCTTCCCTCTTCTCACAGGCCTGGGGCTCCTCTTGGAAACAATCACAGGTATCCACAAAGGACTTAGTGGCAAGGTAAGTTTTTAACATGCTaggacaaaaaaatatatatattttgctgccatcttgtggtgacacatgaaaaacactgtaTTTATCTTAGATGTCTCTCACTATCTAGTTCACTGGTCTCCTCCTGTCTGAACCGGTGATTGGTTACCTGCGAAGCTGCAGTCAGGCCACGCCCACCCTTTCTCACACCAGGGCCTGGCTTCTCCGTCATGAGCACCACCTCCTCTACCTGCTGCTGCGGCTGGCACATAGACTGGTGAGGTCAAACTCTAAACCCTCTTAATTATTTTTTGCTTGTTACTCACTGCCTTGTACACCGCCTGTGCTTAATAAATGCtaaatcattcattttccataatGTAAAGTCTTGTACAAAAAGATAACTAGTACGTATCAGGTCAGTGTGATTTCCTTTTTATCTGATCTTTGGATGGTTTGTGTGTATCTCTTTAATGCtggaataaaatgatttttcttCATCTCCATGCTTGAATCCTAGGTATATGGACACCCTGAATCTGTGTTTTCTCACCTCACAAACCtctttgctgttgtgttgtttctCCTCCATACTGTTCTGACTTGTCTCAGGTTCCCATTGAGCGTGAAGTTGCAAAGCACGCCTCACTGTACCACCAGGTGGCGCTGGTTCTTCTGCCATGGTTATTACCAGGCAGTGAATACCTGGCACACCAACTGCTTTCCACAATCATCTTCAGCAAGGACTTTATATCGTGAGTTTTCATTTAACTTGGCATAAAGTGTCTGCATTAAGTTTTCCGAATTGTAAGAAGAAAACCTAATTAACCAAAAGAACCTAAAATGTTGAATCTTCACTTTGATAATTGCTTGAAAAACAAGGCCCATAATTATATattcaaaattaaatttaaaaataccATAATTGTCATGTTCTCCATTATTAGTATCACTcactttaatttacagagaagGCCACAGTGGAGGACCTGAGGCTGTAGAGTTGGGGGAGCTGAAGCTCCATGAGGAGAAGCACCATCACgcctctccttccctccagACTGTAGGAGCTCTCCTGAGAGAAGCCTGCATCCAGCTGCCATCCATTCGGGGCTGCTTCCTCACTCACCTGGCCCATCTGGAGTCTTTTGTGCTGGTGTCCCGAGACGCTCTCCTTGGCCGCAACCCTTGGAtcaactcccacctcctccCGGAGCTCACCGGTCCCACCGTGCCATCTGATTGGCCTTACCTCCCACTTGTCAGCCTGTATGAGCGAACAGGGGTGTCCAACGGGGGAGGGCTGGCAGTGGAGGAGCTCCCTCAGGGGACTCTGGGGACGGTGACCCACTGTCTGCAGTGGCTGCTGTTGCTGGAAGTCTGGAGGGAGGAAGCTCTTAAGGTACACACAGAAACTAATTTAGATTGATTGTTTCAGCCTCTCCCTCATAAGTTGAATTTGATTGAAATTTTAAATATAGTATAAATATTAGAGCTACATAGCTACTGGATTTAGGTCTATATAAGGGTAAACACTAATAATGATATATCTTGGGTAAATAAATACTAATCATTAATACTGTTTGCCTTCTAGTTTACATCACATTTGTTTCTGTAACTAACATCCTGAACATTTTGGCATGTAGGTGATCCCCCCCGTTGCCAAGCTTGCCCGCCTTtcctgtgtgttcctgtgttccGGTGACTTATTCCTGGAGAAACCAGTTCAGAAACTGGCCTGGGGTCTGTTCAGACTGCTGACCAGGTTTgctaaaacagacaaacatttcatattGTTTTATAGCACAGAGAAATGTGGTTAAGCTCCTGATGATGAACAAAAGCTCTTCTGTTCACAGGCAATCCAGGCTGGACTCCTTGGACCTGAACGTCCCTCCTCCAGGTCTAGCTTCCTTCCAGGATTTGTATACAGCGCTTTTGGCTCAGTATGAAGCCGTGTCCTTTGGAGACCGGCTGTTTGGATGCTGGGTCCTTGTGCCCCTGCAGAGGAGGTACAATGCCTCTATGAGGCTGGCTGTGTTTGGAGAGCATGTGGGGATGCTGAGGTCTTTGGGGGTCACTCTGGAACAGGTAATCAATAGGAGGTTACggctttttattttcaattgtaaaaatgtcatttggAATGTGTAACATTTGccatctgtctgtttttatagCACAAATATTTTAGGATTATATGATTTAATtcatcatctctttctttcttcatcaaAGCTCTCAATCCCCATCGAGCGATTCACCTCTCCACCTGAagactccctccctctcctccgtctctaCTTCCGCTCTCTGGTTACGGGCACCCTGAGGCCTTGTTGGTGTCCGGTCTTGTATGTGGTTGCATTGTCTCACGTCAACTCTTTCATCTTCTCTCAGGATGCTGCAGCACAGGTAAGGCACTCCATGACACacatgatgtgtttttgtgaagtACTGGATAGGAAACTTACCTTAGAACATGATCcacgtgtttttatttttgtccgTTATTCATGAAAAGTTGCCCAAAGTCTACAAGCAATAATCCATGCTTCCTCTAAATGattctgtttttaattcatgTTGGCTTGTGCTTTGTGGGTTTCTTTAATCAGCCGCAGTGAAACAGACACATGTGTAATGATTTAGAAAATCAAGAAGGTGCTGCAGCTGCACTGAATGGGAGGCTGGATTTGTGGGAAGTATTCTGTGGTTTTACGGGGATTTAGGCACATGTTCTGTTTCAAATATGAGCTCATTGAATGCAATATTTTGAAGATTTTATGAGTCTACAAAAGCAGTCCTTATGTTATTGATTAACTGTCCAGAGCAGCTCCTTCATGTTCATAAATATTGATTCAGGTCCGagtgatttttatttaactGTGAAACACATTTGCCAATTTAAACTTATTTACTTCATTCATAAAGACTTTATTTTTGAGTTgaaacatacatgcatgcacatggaGAGATTTTAGTAGAGGGACATGAAGAGAAGTAGATCAATGAGGCCTTTGATGTTTAATCCCCTCGTCTTTACAGGAGGTTGAAGCAGCTCGACACGGTATGCTGAGGAAAATCTACTACCTGACTGATGAGGTACTCCTCTTCCTtggctttcttcttcttctttttttcttccactgaTCTTTATACACTACCCTGGATCTCACGTAGCTTTATGACAATATTTTCTCCTCAATCTTTCCACATTCCTCTGACAAACCAGTCCGTTTCCTGCTTCTTTGTATCTGCTGGACTGTTTTTCTTACAATATTCCTATGGTTATGGtcgttttaaatgttttctgttttcatgtctcattgtttattttatatgtggTGATCCCCTCAtctgtacttttttaaaataagttttaCATCTaacagcttttctttgtcttgtgttttctctAACATCTCCTCCTAACTCTCATTTCCTTAAATGCAGGTGTTAAAGAAACACTTGCTGCTGTTCCGCCTGCCCCAGCCACGGTCAGACGTCGGTTTCGATATGTACGACCAGTTGCCTCCTATTAGAGCAAAACGTTTGGAGAGCATCGTGGGACTGCAGGACAGCAGTGATGATAAAGGAGACTGAGGGTAAAATGGAGTGGTAAAAAATAAAGGTAGTGAGCCAAAAACAGCAGATGCAGTAGGAGTGACAGTATAAGACTGATAACACGAAGAGTGGATGCTGGGAAAGAAAGGTTGATGGCGGGAGACAGAATTTAGTCCAACTGCTAAGAGGTGTCTTGTCAAGATGGACTAAGAGGCAACATGGTGACAAGAACATTTTCTGTGGCTTCTTTTCTTAGAGGAGACTCAGCTTGAGGTTGATATCCAGTCAAATCCTCGGATGAAGAAGCATCTGAAAATCATTTTAAGCACTAAATAATACAGGACTTTAACTGGAAATGATCTGAAAGCTtctttaatctatttttttggttttctaaGGGTACTTGAAGCTGTCTGAACCGCAATGCAAccaaaggttaaataaaaaaatgggcCCCTTAAAGGAAATAGGaggaattaaatgttttttttgtgactcCAGTTTTTCACCACAGttactgtgtgtctgctgttcTTGAAAAACAGCCCAGGATGATTCTTGGCATCTCAGAGTAAAGGCAAATGTCCTACTTTATAAGTGCCTgaaattgtctttttatttgtgaataaaacattattctAAGTTTGtgtaatgttaactttttttgtACCTTTGTCACTTTTGTAAGGCTCAGCACTGCAACAATAGACCAGAGTTGAGTTTGTACATGTTCTGCTTGACAGCCACGTCACTAActgtaaacatacacacacagtctgatgaaaactgaaaaggaaacattgtttttgcaggtttaaataattaaacattggATTTATAAGTGAGCAAACAGCTCGTCCAGACTGTGACTCTAGAGAACTATCAAGACAAGCGAATGTATTGTTCCTGCATAttgtcactgatcaataacactCACTCTGAACTATTTTTCCAACAAAGACCCAATTACCTTTCCATTAAAGCTGGCTTAACTGTTGCCAGTCATCAGATTTGGAAAATGCCCATAAGGGCATAAGTGTTTTCTGTGCATTTGTTTGTATGTCCTGGCTTGTTCCAGGTTTGATGTGTTTTAGGGATGAAATGAGTCCAACTGCTTaacaataacacattttcaCCTACTTACATACCGCATTTAACCCATTGCACATACCACGTCACAGCTACTTTACACATAACCTGACATTTTCAAGTCAGGTTTTAGTGATTTTAAAGTCCACCTCCacgcaaaaatgtgttttgtttcttgttaCTTGAATATTTGGGTCTCCCTTGATGACGTATGTGCAGagttgttttcacattaatctgaTGAAGAGAGAAAGTTTCTGGGcgaaaatctgagtttaaggcgTGTACCTACGAGCGTGATTTGTTACATCATAGTTTTGAGCCAGTTGTGACAACAACTTGCACAAATGTCATGTGAAACCTTCAAGCCTCCAGTCTTCATACTGTTAACTGAATTTGGACTCAAAGTAGGAGAAATCTGTCTGGCAGTTAAACgtttttaaaattgaaatgttcAAATTCATAAATTCTGGATATTTGATGAAGTAAAGGAGTCATTTTAAGAATGAGGcaattgaatcttttttttttaaataaaaaactgaacaaaacacatcacacaAATTGCAAATCTGATTTTCTTAatgtattaaacatgtttgaaaataatctttaatattttaataagttTAAGGACATTTTCCTCTTACATAAGTGTTACAAACTCTTAATTAGCATGATATCAATCCATCTATTAAgtttcatggtcatggtcatggtgCACTGGTGcgtatcccagcatgcactgagGCAGGGTACACCTTTATTATAACATGGCTTCTTACATGGTAAAGCCACAGAATGACCAGGTAAACTTTTTCTAGAAGATATTTTGGCATGGTTCCTAGCAATAGCATAGCAACTAACCAAATACACAACAACAGGAACTGATTTAGAATGAAAGGAACAAGAAACTCTGGCCAATAACAGTAACTAGCATAACTCTCAtcatataaaaaagaatatgaCCACGAATTCCTTGGAATAGCTCTCAATGAGCTGGAGTGTTTTCACCCCGCAGAAGTTGCTAGTAAACAATTTCTGGACAATATCTTTAAGCTTTGCAGAATGTTGAGTGTTTGACAGCAAACCTGACACAACACATTTCATTACGATTTTACTGCAGCTGTAAAATCCACTTCTTTTTTAAGTGAGGCCAGTCCATTCAAGGCTCACATAAATTTCATGACAGATTATTCATACAGCCATTTATCTGGTTTTGATGGCCTGTAAAGCTCATGCTGTGATGACCTGAGTGTATGGAGAGTGTCATGTGGCTGTTGGATGGATTTATCTACACTGAATCCATCTTTGTTAAAGAGAGCAAGATGTTTACAGTAAAACACCAGACTTCTGCACACCATTGGGACCTAACAATTTCCTTAATGCACTATATATGACACTTAAGATAACCTCCGTATCACAACCACCTCCATATGAAACACATCAAGGCCTCTAATACAcactttgtatttgtttttcgGTCCATTATGCAACATTAAGGCTAAGGTTGAGGTGGATTTCTGTTTCTTATTAAACTGATTTGTATTCTTTTTCCCAATTTCCCCACTGTGCAGGCTTTCACAGAATATCAAGTCAGTGCATGGGCTGGCACCAGTCAGCTTGATGTCATGATATTTACTCATTCCTTTGTTCGACTCCCTCTGATTAACCACGTTGACCTGAGCTTGTTTTCATAAGACAAGATGTCTATTGATTTTTAGTGGCTGTCCTGGATTTTTATTTACCAGTGAAATTCTTCAACATGTAATTAGCTGGTGAAAGACAATGGCACCTCCTGTGGGTACTAATGGTGGTCACAAGGTTCACTCCACATCTGGTCTGTATTTTGGTGTCATTCACGGGAAATATGCAGAACTGTTCTGCTACAAAAGCGAGGAATCTGCAAACAGCCACACTTAATTTAATCGTAAAATTGACCAACGCAGCTCAAAAGTAAATTATCTACAGGGTTATGAAAAACTAGTTTTCACAAATTAGGCAATTATTGTGACATAATATTTCATAATATGCCTCTTTATTTGGATACCAATAGTAAATAGGTTTAATTATGATTGAAAATGACAGTTTTGGAGACAGTAATCTATGTGTCCTGCAACTTTCAAGCCTTTTCCAAAGCCTTTGGAGTTTTTGGATGGACACTTGCTACCACAACAGGCCAGCTGAGTGTGACTATCACTGATTGTCTTATATCCCTTCAGTGCAGTGATGATTGCAGTGGATGATTTATGAAAGTGTGCTGGACCTGGAACGTGGATTATTGCTGATAGATAGCAAGCCTTGGCAGATGCTTTTTCCATAAAATCTGTGGAGGAAATAACACAATTGTGGCCTTCACTCACTGGCAAAATAGTAAGTTCTTTTAACTGTGAGATCATGATTTAATAGCTCTTAAACGTAAGTATTAACTGAGCTGAGGACAGTTTGATTCATCTGCCGCCCAAATCTTCAAACAGGATTATGTGTGAAAAGATAGCAATGCAACAGTTTATCTCACGGACGTCTCAATCTTCCATCAGCTAATAAAGCTTTTTGGGATTTAGGATCAGATAACACATTAAATACTGGCAATATTTCAACACTCCAGCAGTGCTGAAAACTAATCTCTGAATCTCTGTCTTTCACCCAGCTGTTTTAACtcaggaaatgaaaaagaataaatTGTAATATCCTTAGTAATTAAAGTcatgcttaaaaaaacaaaaaaaaaaaacaggtatgTAAGTTGGAGCCAACAAATGCACAATGGAGTGAAATCTAATTTGAAACAGTttacaattgtttttttttaaatagtccAGCCAATACCTCCAAAAATGG
This is a stretch of genomic DNA from Scomber japonicus isolate fScoJap1 chromosome 16, fScoJap1.pri, whole genome shotgun sequence. It encodes these proteins:
- the rpap1 gene encoding RNA polymerase II-associated protein 1, with amino-acid sequence MLRRPKPTDSEADILREQEKFLTSGATSAANVIRRPDKRRGEAGGGGEDHSGENGGSQKDVVTIEDLPDQLPSLTPAPPKKSRFKASRVTFEDEDAGERLDRQDTHISAVLSRIVERDTSSSPISLPAFTGIAFPKVMHRSATGSQVPLPSASGKKSIFARQIAAQRLKEGKTPLHRAPEAARKHEPREQNLPPEISMDTDQPTTVSSPCLVSGRGLVGPDSSGDIMRIHKDNQAKIQAMSQSEILDEQKKLLSQLDPRLVDFVRSRKGQSIPSSTSPSKHPEDKSSKEGFTLQNSSTESGSSSAAVLSQKPQEVEMEGVEEEEEEMSSPTAVTERNLPVKPQREWVHMDKLEPEKLEWMRDLPAPRRKRTKQAMQARFDFNGTLIPPTEDLPTHLGLHHHGEEPERAGYSLQELFLLSRSQIFQQRTLALNTLANILSKACAGEYMPILKGSVMSTLLDAGLLFLLRFALDDSVEGVMSVAVHALKALLVCAEDEECLDCTFSWFRGLSSFPLLPSAQEEEEEEEDEGLDESMKETAKEKEERKSDHDVARMDVVKGLLKMKLLPRLRYILEVVRPSPRVVHDVMAVLTRIARHSSSSATQVLNCPRLMETVMLEFLPTSWTRPSLPFPQSVYGLPLASAMKLLRVLATSGRHACARLLNSLGARERLSCLMSAEPSELPLEPSEALRITTEAYRLWAVAAGYGQACKLYIDLYPALVTALQSVHRVLAPSDPLLPLQRQRVLALLTLLTQVTHTAGCHQELQAGMVSSQGDECPPPPPVSWGHVTGLQASLLGHFKGFVKSLDNPVQKNSSLTLIPAYLLYLEAYYHQLSRQNCFKPVETLQELELLTSEVLLPLLSHNVVQDLIKNLSKSSSVICNAQSSHQGPESIPSLPNLACLGWRDRLGLVVPSSPFPLLTGLGLLLETITGIHKGLSGKFTGLLLSEPVIGYLRSCSQATPTLSHTRAWLLRHEHHLLYLLLRLAHRLVPIEREVAKHASLYHQVALVLLPWLLPGSEYLAHQLLSTIIFSKDFISEGHSGGPEAVELGELKLHEEKHHHASPSLQTVGALLREACIQLPSIRGCFLTHLAHLESFVLVSRDALLGRNPWINSHLLPELTGPTVPSDWPYLPLVSLYERTGVSNGGGLAVEELPQGTLGTVTHCLQWLLLLEVWREEALKVIPPVAKLARLSCVFLCSGDLFLEKPVQKLAWGLFRLLTRQSRLDSLDLNVPPPGLASFQDLYTALLAQYEAVSFGDRLFGCWVLVPLQRRYNASMRLAVFGEHVGMLRSLGVTLEQLSIPIERFTSPPEDSLPLLRLYFRSLVTGTLRPCWCPVLYVVALSHVNSFIFSQDAAAQEVEAARHGMLRKIYYLTDEVLKKHLLLFRLPQPRSDVGFDMYDQLPPIRAKRLESIVGLQDSSDDKGD